The genomic interval CAGCATCTGTGAGAAACATGAATATCCGCCAAAGTCTTACCTGCTTCGGTTGGGGACTGGTGAGCTTTGTGGTAACTCGTTTTGGGCATTTCTCAATCAGCAACTTCACGTTATTTTTCCGGATGAAGAGAAATATGTGAATGAAATCGAGAAGTCCATTTACAATGTAGGGATTGCTAACCAAACCCAAGATGGCAGCATTATTTATCATGCTAAACTTGTTGGTCACAAGAATAAGGGTGAGAATTACAATACCTGTTGTGAAGGGCAGGGAACACGATGGTTCGGAGCTTTGCCAGAGTTTATTTATTCAATTGCCGATGATGGTATTTATGTCAATCTTTTCAATGAATCATCAATCGCATGGAGACAGAGGGACGGTAGCGATATGTCTGTGTCGATGCAGACTTCATTTCCTGAGGATGCAAGTGTAAAACTCATTATATCGCCCGATAGAGGGAAAGCTTATAGCAAGATTAGACTTCGGATTCCTCAGTGGGCAAAAGCTCCTGTGGCGGTAACGGTTAACGGGAAAATAGTTGGTCTGGGCCAACCGGGCAGTTATTTTGCCTTGGAACGGATCTGGAAGAAGGGTGATGAGATTGCATTTACATTGCCTATTGGTTTTTCTCTAACAAAATATAAAGGTACGGAGGAAGGTTTTCAAGGAACAGAGGCTTATGCGTTAGAGTACGGGCCTTTGTTGATGGCAGCTATAGGTCCGGAGATAGATGATGGATTTCTTGATATTCCGGTTTCGTCATCAGAACTCCCATTGAGATTAAAAGCTAAGAGTGATAATCCATTGAGGTTTGAGGTGCAATGTTTTACTACAGGAATAGAATATATTCCTTATTATCAGATTGGAGATGAGGATTTCACTTGTTATCCATTTCTGTCAAAGATGTGATAATTTTCAGATGAGGCTAAAGACAAATCTACTACAAGAGTAGATTTGTCTTTAGCCAATGAACAAGGGAATGTGCCCCGTCCGGTTGGAAAAATCTGCGCACTTACAATCCTACAATACATAAACTGCAAAAACAAAAAGCCCATTGGCAGAATCCAGTATGCGATGACTTAATTCCGCCAACGGGCAGTTTTCAATTTCATACCGCTTTTCTGCGCTCCGCTGTAGTTACCCGCCGCCTTCGGCGTCGTCTATAAATCTGACCCACCCCCAAACCCCCGCCTCGGCGGGGGCTTTATTGCTTGGTCTCGGGATTTACTCCGCTATGCGGCCTTGCATATTGAAAACAATTTTCTACCTTTGTCTCACTATCCGTGGGGTAGTGACATTTTGAGTTTAGTGAAAGTGTTTCGCTGATCCTTGGCAATAAAATTTGGCGATTTTACGAATACAGGGAGAGCAATACAGACACTCATCACCGTGTATAGAAGCCTGTCGTTCGATGGGCGCTATTCGGTGTGGGGTATTGTTTATTTGTATTCGGGCCACGCCAAATGCCTATTGCCAGATAAACGAACGACTCCACACTTTCTTTTTATGATGGATACTGCGCGGAGTCGGCAGTACGCATTCAAAAAGATTTTATCATGTTGACATTGCATGAGGCTATTGCCGTTGTTTTGCGGGAAGGTGCAAAAACGTCCCGCGAACTTGCCGATGAGATCAACCGTCGGGATTTGTATCGGAGAAAGGATGGACGGCCTCTTCCGGCGAATCAAGTGTCGGCCCGGGTCAGAGCTTACGGCTGTCTGTTTGAGAGAAAGGGAAAAATGATCTTCTTGAAGCAGGCTTTATGAACGGGCGGAGCATTATTATGGCCGTTGTCGGCTTGTGGGTGTGTGTCGCTTGCGACAGGTTTGAACCCCGGGAGCATGTTTCTGAAATAGAAGACATCATTCGATATAAAAGTGCCATCGGCTCTTTGTGCGATCATTATTATATTGATACCCGCATATTGGGAAACCTGCTCATGCGTATTGATCAGCAGACTCATTGTGAAACCTACTGGAAACGAATGGAGTATATCCGGTTGTTCAAGATCGAGGAGTATTTCCCGAAAAAATCGGAAGATCAATACCTCTCGATTCTGAATGGACTTATGGACCAATATCGGGATGTCGAAATTCTGTTGGGACCGATCGAGAAGAATTATCGAAATGGGTTGAGTTCCTACTATACCGTTGAAGACCGTATGAGCGGAATGAAATACTATATCGAATATCGGCATTCGATATGGTGGAAATCAGGAACTTTGAACATCGTCTCCAAGAAAGACAAAATCAATGCGATCGTTACGCCATGACAGGATGAGGGCATATTGTGGCGGGTGATGGATATTTTTAATTCGCAAACGCTACGCTTTCGGCCGATTATTCGTACCTTTGTGGGCTATGATCGACCGCGAAACAGTAGACCGCATCTATGCCGCCGCCAATATCGTCGATATTGTCGGCGAGTATGTCACGCTCAAACGCAAGGGCGTGAATTATGTCGCCTGCTGTCCGTTCCACAACGAAAAGACCCCCTCGTTCGTCGTTTCCCCCTCGAAGGGTCTCTACAAGTGCTTCGGATGCGGAAAGGGCGGGAATGCCGTCACCTTCGTCATGGAGCAGGAGTCGGTCAGTTACCCCGAGGCCCTCAAGATGGTGGCCAAACGCTACGGAATCGAGGTCCACGAGGAGGCGATGACCGAAGAGGAGCTGCGCCGCAACGACGACCGCGAGTCGATGTTCGCCCTCAACAGCTGGGCCGCCGACTATTTCGCCAATTACCTCCACCGCGACAGTGAGGGGATTAACGTCGGGCTGGCCTATTTTCGCCAGAAACGGAGCCTGACCGACGCCACGATCAAAAAGTTTGGACTCGGGTTCTGCCCTTCGAAGGGCGACCGGATGTCGAAGGATGCCCTCGCGGCCGGATACAAGCAGGAGTTCCTCCTCTCGACGGGTCTTTCGCTGGCCCGTGAGAGCGACGGTTCGCTCTACGACCGCTTCCGCGACCGTGTGATCTTCCCCGTGCACAACATCTCGGGGCGCATCGTCGCCTTCGGGGGCCGCACCCTGCGCACCGACAAGCAGGTCGCCAAATACCAGAACTCCCCCGAGAGCGAGATCTACAGCAAGAAACGCGAACTCTACGGCCTCTATTTCGCCAAGAAGGCCATCCAGCAGCAGAACTTTGCCATCATGGTCGAGGGCTATCTCGACGTGATCTCCATGCACCAGGCCGGGATCGAGAATGTCGTGGCCTCGTCCGGCACGTCGCTCACCACGGAGCAGATCCGCCTGCTGGGGCGCTTCACGAAGAACATCACCGTGATCTACGACGGCGATGCGGCCGGGATTCACGCCTCGCTGCGCGGCATCGACATGATCCTCAAGGAGGGGATGAATGTCCGCGTGGTGCTGCTGCCCGAACCCGAGGACCCCGATTCGTTCGCCCGCAGCCACTCTGCCGCCGAGGTGCAGGAGTACATCCGCGCCAACGAACAGGATTTCCTCGAATTCAAGGCCCGGCTGCTGTTGAAGGATGCGCAGGGCGATCCGATCAAGAAGGCCGCGCTGATCGGCAACATGGTGCAGTCCATTGCGCAAATCCCCGATCCGATCCAGCGCTCGATCTACATCAAGGAGTGCGCGCGGACCATGGACATCGACGAGCAGATCCTCATCGGGGAAGTGGCCCGCAAGCGCCTCACCTCTTCCGGGGACCGTGAGACGGACGATTTCCTGCGCCGTCAGGCCGCCGTCCGGCAGCGCGAGGTCGATCCGGGCGTGCGACCCGAGGCGGAGTATACCCCGAAAGTCGAGGCCGGGAGCAGTTTCGAAGCCCTGGAGCGCGAGATCGTCAAGTACCTCCTCAAGTACGGGCACAGCTCGTTCGATTTCAAGGAGGGGAACACGATGGTGCCCTGCAATGTCGCCGAGGTGATCTTCAGTGAGTTGTCCGATGACCAGATTGTCTTCCGCAACCCGGTATATGCCAAGATCATGGCCGCCTATCGCGAACAGTGGGAGCAACTGGGTACGGGCGTCGAGGTCCCGGCCCACATCTTCCTGAACAACATCGATCCGGAGGTCTGCACGGCCGCTGTGGATATCCTTACCGCCGACGACAACTACGTGGCCAGCGAGATCTGGAAACGCAAGGAGGTGCACGTCGAGAGTGATGCCGAGATGCTGGCCGTCGGGGTGCCGAAAGCCGTGATGCTCTACAAGTCGAAGGTCATCGAGGCGCTTATCAAGGAGTTGAACGGGCAGTTGGCGAAGGCTGCGGATGAGGAGGAGACCGACCTGATCCGGCGGCTGAACAACTACAACCAGGTGAAGGTGGCCATCGCCCGGAAACTGGACCGACTGATTTTATGAAAAAAGGGGGCGGGGTTCGGGTCGTACACGCATCACTGCGCGTACCGTGTGCAAACAGAAAATAAACAGAAAGATGTGTAAAACATATCGAAGATAAAAGAATTAGTTACCTTGACCGATTCCCACCCCCGCGAATAGAATTCGCAATTTGTATGCCGTTTTTGCCTATATGAACGAACAGAAGAAGATAAATATCCGGAACAAGCGCGCAACGTTCGACTATGAGATTCTCGAAGAGTACGTTGCGGGCATCGTGCTCGTCGGGACCGAGATCAAGTCGATCCGTGCGGGCAAGGTCTCGATGGTGGACTCGTTCTGCTATTTCGACAAGGGTGAACTGTGGATCCGCGGCGTCAACATCGCCGAATACGCCTGGGGAACCTGCAACAACCACGTCCCGCGCCGTGACCGCAAACTCCTGCTGACGTCCCGCGAGCTGGACAAACTCCAGCGTGCGTCGCAGGACCGCGGGCTGACGATCGTCGGGCTGCGGCTCTTCCTGAACGAACGCGGTCTGGTGAAGGTCGTCGTCGGGCTGGCCCGCGGCCGCAAGTCCTACGACAAGCGCGAGTACCTCAAGGAGAACGACGCCCGCCGCGAAATGGACAAGGCGATGAAAAACTTCCGGCGATGATCCGCGCGATCTTTCTCGACGTCGACGGGACGCTCATCAGTTTCCGGACCCACGAGGTCCCGGCTTCGGCCGTGGAGGCCCTGCGCCGGGCCCGGGAGCGCGGCGTAAGGCTCTTTATCGCCACGGGGCGTGCCGTGACCGATCTCGAACTGCTGGAGCCGATCCCTTACGAGGGGGTCGTGGCGCTGAACGGTGCCGAATGCGTCCTGCGCGACGGCCGGGTCGTTGTCCGGCACCCGATTCCGCGGGAGGAGTTCGAACGTGCCCTGGCGCTCTCCGACGAGTGGGATTTCCCCGTCGGGCTGGAGCTCAACGAGGGGATCTTCGTGAACCGTGTGACCCCCGTTGTCGAGGAGCTGGCCCGCATGATCGCCCATCCGGTTCCGGAGGTCGCCGACCTCAGGCGGCTGTTCGATCGCGGCGACTGCTGCCAGATGTGCTTTTATGTCGATCCGCAGCTCGGCGGGCGTATCATGGACCGGCTGCCGTCGCTGACGGCGACCCGCTGGTGTCCGATCTTCTCCGACGTGAACGTCCGCGGCGTGGACAAGGCGACCGGCATGGCGGAGTTTGCCGCTCGCTGCGGATTCGGGATCGAAGAGACGATGGCCTTCGGCGACGGGGGCAATGATGCTCCGATGCTGTGTGCGGCCGGTGTGGGCGTAGCGATGGGCGGGGCGTACGACGAGGCGCTGCAGGCCGCCGACTGGGTGACCGCAACGGTCGACGACGACGGGATCCGCCGGGCTCTGGAGCATTTCGGCGTGATCGAGGGCGCGGGCGTGTCGAAGTAATGCTGGAGCCCTGGAAATGGTAAAACGAAAAACAAAAGGATATGTCATTGATTCTCTGTATTGAAACCGGCACGGATATCTGCTCCGTGGGGATTGCCAGGGATGGCGAGTTGCTGTCGCTGCGCGAGAGCGACGAGGGGCGCGACCACGCCCGCAAGGTCGGGGTTTTCGTCGACGAACTGCTGCGTGAAACCGGCATCGCTCCCGACGATCTGGATGCCGTGGCCGTCGGGAAGGGCCCGGGATCCTATACCGGACTCCGTATCGGCGTTTCGTTCGCCAAGGGGCTCTGCTATGGCTTGCAGAAACCGCTGCTGGCCGTCGGGTCGCTCGACGCGCTGGTCGAGGTGGCCCGCGAGGACTACGAGGCCGGAATCCTCTCCGTGGAGAACTGGGGCGACGCCCTGCTCTGTCCGATGGTCGATGCTCGCCGCATGGAGGTCTACGCCCAGGTGTTCGATGCCGAAGGGGTGGCGCAGAGTGATGTCTCGGCCGAGGTGATTTCGGAGGAGAGTTTCGCCCCCTACCGCAATACGGGGCGTCCGTTCGTGATTTTCGGAAGCGGTGCACGCAAGTGTGCCGACCTGCTGACGGGTGCGACGTTCGTCGAGGTGACCCCCTCGGCCCGCGGCCTGGCTCGGCTGGCGCAACAGGCGCTCGATGAGGGCCGCACGGAGGATATCGCCTATTTCGAGCCCTTCTACCTGAAGGATTTCGTCGTCACGACCTCGAAGAAGAGACTCTTCTGAACCCGGGGGGGGGGAACTCCGGAGCGTATCGGAATGACCGAAGAGGAGTTGATCGGGGCGTTGTCGGATTGCTGGCAGGCGCATTTTGCCGACGAAATGGCCCGGCGGGTGTGTGCCGCGGGGGCCGTCGGGTCGTTGTATCGGCTTGCGGCCGGTCCGGACGACCGGCTCGGGACGCTGCCGAAGCCCGTGCGGCACAAGATCCGTTTCCGGGCGGCCTATGTGCTGGAACGGATCTGCCTGACGTCGTGGACGGCGTTCCTGCCCTTTGCGGAGGATTTCTGCCGCAGGGCCTTTCCCGCCTGTACGGACCCGAGCGCCCGGCGCCATTTCGGAAAGATCATGGTCGAACTACTGCAACGGGTGCATCCCGATCCGGAGGTGCTGGAACGCATTGCCGAAACGGCTGCCGGATGGGCCGTGGAGCCCAGATCGAAGGTGGCCGTCCGGGTCTGGGCCATGGAGGTGCTGAAGGCGTGTCGCGGCCGTGTCGGCTGGGTCGACGAGAGTTGGGAGGATCTGGTGGAGGCCCAGGCGGCCGGAGCTTCGCCCGGAATCGGGAGCCGTCTGCGGCGGAGCTGGCGGTAGCCTTCGTATGGTTGTTGCCGGGCCCGTTTGGCCATGTCGGGTCTCCGGTCGGAACAAATCAAATTCCCGTCCTTTCGCAGGGCGGGAATTTTTTTGCAGGCTGCGGCCGGGGCGGGCTGCTCCCCGTCGCCGTCCGGAATGAAGGTCAGGACCAGCGTGTCGCACGGTCTTCGAACCGTCCATCCGCGCCCCGCTCCATGCGGATGAGTTGCGGGGTGAGGACCGTAAACCGCGCATTCGGGGCCGTAACCATCGCTTCGGGATCGGCCTTGGGGCTCACGGCCGCGGCCGCGAGTGCGAAGACCAGGGCTTGCCAGATAAAGCGAGAGCCGTTTATGGGTGAAAAGCGGGTATTAAGCAGTTTCCCCTGATTCCGGGTTTCTGCGGCCGTCGGGTTGCGGCGCGGTGCCGTCCCCGTTTGCGGCGGGCTCTTCCGTGGACGCTTTTGCGGGTATTTTTGCAAAGACCTCCGCCGGTTCCTCAGTCGGCTCCTCGTCGGCATCGCGGCCTGCGAGTTCGAGCGTGCGGGGAGTGTGCTGCCGCTTGGTCTGCAGCCGGGCCGTGCGGCGCAGCCGTTCGCCCACGCGGATGATGTTGTCGTTGCCCGTGCAAAGCCGTTTGTAGGCGTCGTCGTAGGCGTCGCGGGCCTTGCCGAGCGCCGTGCCGACCCCTTCGAGCGAGGCGGTGAAGGCCACCAGCTGTTCGTAGAGCTTCAGACC from uncultured Alistipes sp. carries:
- the dnaG gene encoding DNA primase, which encodes MIDRETVDRIYAAANIVDIVGEYVTLKRKGVNYVACCPFHNEKTPSFVVSPSKGLYKCFGCGKGGNAVTFVMEQESVSYPEALKMVAKRYGIEVHEEAMTEEELRRNDDRESMFALNSWAADYFANYLHRDSEGINVGLAYFRQKRSLTDATIKKFGLGFCPSKGDRMSKDALAAGYKQEFLLSTGLSLARESDGSLYDRFRDRVIFPVHNISGRIVAFGGRTLRTDKQVAKYQNSPESEIYSKKRELYGLYFAKKAIQQQNFAIMVEGYLDVISMHQAGIENVVASSGTSLTTEQIRLLGRFTKNITVIYDGDAAGIHASLRGIDMILKEGMNVRVVLLPEPEDPDSFARSHSAAEVQEYIRANEQDFLEFKARLLLKDAQGDPIKKAALIGNMVQSIAQIPDPIQRSIYIKECARTMDIDEQILIGEVARKRLTSSGDRETDDFLRRQAAVRQREVDPGVRPEAEYTPKVEAGSSFEALEREIVKYLLKYGHSSFDFKEGNTMVPCNVAEVIFSELSDDQIVFRNPVYAKIMAAYREQWEQLGTGVEVPAHIFLNNIDPEVCTAAVDILTADDNYVASEIWKRKEVHVESDAEMLAVGVPKAVMLYKSKVIEALIKELNGQLAKAADEEETDLIRRLNNYNQVKVAIARKLDRLIL
- the smpB gene encoding SsrA-binding protein SmpB, with amino-acid sequence MNEQKKINIRNKRATFDYEILEEYVAGIVLVGTEIKSIRAGKVSMVDSFCYFDKGELWIRGVNIAEYAWGTCNNHVPRRDRKLLLTSRELDKLQRASQDRGLTIVGLRLFLNERGLVKVVVGLARGRKSYDKREYLKENDARREMDKAMKNFRR
- the tsaB gene encoding tRNA (adenosine(37)-N6)-threonylcarbamoyltransferase complex dimerization subunit type 1 TsaB, which gives rise to MSLILCIETGTDICSVGIARDGELLSLRESDEGRDHARKVGVFVDELLRETGIAPDDLDAVAVGKGPGSYTGLRIGVSFAKGLCYGLQKPLLAVGSLDALVEVAREDYEAGILSVENWGDALLCPMVDARRMEVYAQVFDAEGVAQSDVSAEVISEESFAPYRNTGRPFVIFGSGARKCADLLTGATFVEVTPSARGLARLAQQALDEGRTEDIAYFEPFYLKDFVVTTSKKRLF
- a CDS encoding Cof-type HAD-IIB family hydrolase; this translates as MIRAIFLDVDGTLISFRTHEVPASAVEALRRARERGVRLFIATGRAVTDLELLEPIPYEGVVALNGAECVLRDGRVVVRHPIPREEFERALALSDEWDFPVGLELNEGIFVNRVTPVVEELARMIAHPVPEVADLRRLFDRGDCCQMCFYVDPQLGGRIMDRLPSLTATRWCPIFSDVNVRGVDKATGMAEFAARCGFGIEETMAFGDGGNDAPMLCAAGVGVAMGGAYDEALQAADWVTATVDDDGIRRALEHFGVIEGAGVSK